GTAAGAGGTAAGGACGAATTTGCCGCGTTGGCAAAAGGGTTCAATTACATGGTAAACAATTTACGCGACATTATCCGTCAGCTACGAACTAACGCCGAAATCGTAGCTTCCTCGTCCGAACAGCTCACCGCCAGCGCCGAGCAGTCGGCTCAGGCTTCCGGACATATTGCCGAAAGCAGCATGAAGCTGGCCGCCGGCAGTGAAAATCAGCTTAATAACATTGATACAGCCATGACCAGCATCAATGAAATGGCCGCAGGCATTCAGCATATCGCCGCCAATACCCAGTCAGTTACCGCCGCCAGTGAAGCCACTGCCAATGCCGCCCAAAGCGGTGGCAAAACAGTGGAAGCCGCTGTCCGGCAGATGGACGTCATTTCCCGGACAGTCCTGGAGTCGGCGGAAGTGGTTAGCAAATTAGGCGAACGCTCCAAGGAAATCACCCATATCGTTGACACCATTGCCACCATTGCCAGCCAGACCAACCTGCTGGCGCTCAATGCCGCTATTGAAGCGGCCCGGGCCGGGGAACAGGGCAAAGGCTTTGCCGTGGTAGCCGACGAAGTACGCAAACTGGCCGAGCAATCACAGAATTCGGCTAAACAAATTGCCGGACTCATTACCGAAATCCAGCAAGAAACCGACCATGCCGTATTGGTGATGCAAAACGGCACTCATGAAGTGAAAAACGGTACAGCCGCCGTTCATACTGCCGGTCAGTCCTTCACTGAAATTACCGGTCTGATCAGTCAGGTATCGGCCCAAATAACCGACATGTCGGCCGCCATTCAACAAATCGCCGCCGGCAGTCAGGAAGTGGTCGCCGCCGTAAACCGGATTGACGAAATCGGCAACCAGTCAGTGGAAGAAATCGCCAATGTCTCGGCTGCCGCCGAACAGCAATCGGCTTCCATGGAGGAAATCGCCTCTTCCAGCAGTCACCTGTCTAAGCTGGCCCATGAATTGGACCAACTGGTTCATAAATTCAAAATCTGATCACAGGATCAAACTGCAAAATATAAAGGACGGTTATTCTCGCTTTGAGAAATAACCGTCCTTTCCATTTCGTGCCGAATCACGCTACCATCCCTCTCTTGTATCCTAACATACTACTTGCCAAACAGCAGACTGCTGAGAAGAATCAGAAAGACGAGCGAGGAAATCCCCACGTACAGCCAATCCT
This region of Propionispora hippei DSM 15287 genomic DNA includes:
- a CDS encoding methyl-accepting chemotaxis protein — protein: MTVRTRLILIFSLLSAAMLLIATSTGYFFTKSQLDEEIHKELALVSQSQIHQLDGWLINKTKILESTASTIESTTGTATVQGPHLSGYQKIDKGILSVYMGTSDGKMIDGSGWTPPADYDPRTRSWYTQAMQDKKLTFTDPYIDADSKQMVVSVALPLTTPNAQNTAVIAEDILLQTLVETVNEIKVNGQGYAFLLDSKGFMLAHPDPNVVSKNILEDGQFKALADLTKDALGKNNVFKTYQENGQHMLVIFNTIPSTNWTLGISVPEDYIYQPLTTLGRLFIAIALLSILIVIAVTYFGAKQITRPLEQLAVKFNSLSQGDLTIQTEVRGKDEFAALAKGFNYMVNNLRDIIRQLRTNAEIVASSSEQLTASAEQSAQASGHIAESSMKLAAGSENQLNNIDTAMTSINEMAAGIQHIAANTQSVTAASEATANAAQSGGKTVEAAVRQMDVISRTVLESAEVVSKLGERSKEITHIVDTIATIASQTNLLALNAAIEAARAGEQGKGFAVVADEVRKLAEQSQNSAKQIAGLITEIQQETDHAVLVMQNGTHEVKNGTAAVHTAGQSFTEITGLISQVSAQITDMSAAIQQIAAGSQEVVAAVNRIDEIGNQSVEEIANVSAAAEQQSASMEEIASSSSHLSKLAHELDQLVHKFKI